One Skermanella sp. TT6 genomic window, TGGCCGCGGTATGTCGCGTTCTCGATCTCCGCCTCCAGCGAGTTCGCCGGATCGGGGCCGCCGCCGACCGTGACCTCGATGCGCTCCGGCCGCACGGCATAGGCGAGCGCGGCGTGCCCGCGTCCGTTCTGCCCGTCGGTGTCGACCGTGATCAGGTCGCCACTGGCGGTCCGGAACTCGCCGGGACCTTCACGCCGCCCTTCCAACAGGTTGGTCACGCCCATGAACTCGGCGACGAAGTGCGACCTTGGAGTTTCGAACACCTCGTCCGGCGTGCCGTCCTGCTCAATCCGGCCCTGACGCATCACGACGACGCGGTCGGCGACCGACAGGGCCTCGTCCTGGTCGTGGGTGACGAAGACCGTGGTGATGCCGAGGCTGCGCTGAAGCTCCCGGATCTCGATCTTCATCTCCTGGCGGAGCTGCGCGTCCAGGTTGGACAGCGGCTCGTCCAGCAGGAGCACGTCCGGCTCGATCACCAGCGCGCGGGCCAGCGAAACCCTCTGCTGCTGCCCGCCGGACAACTGCTTGGGCAGCCGGTCGGCCAGATGGCCCAGCCGCACGCGGTCCAGGGCAGTCCTGACGCGCAGCGCCGCCTCGACCTTGGGAACCTTGCGCATCTCCAGGCCGAAGCCGACGTTCTGCGCCACCGTCATGTGCGGGAAAAGCGCATAATTCTGGAACCCGAACCCCATGTTGCGCCGCGCGGGCGGCAAGGCGGTCACGTCCCGCCCGCCCACGAAGATCCGCCCCTGGGTCACGCCCACGAAACCGCCGAT contains:
- a CDS encoding ABC transporter ATP-binding protein, which translates into the protein MSDVVLQSIVKRYGQTLAVDDVSLSIPQGHLVALLGPSGCGKTTTLRMIGGFVGVTQGRIFVGGRDVTALPPARRNMGFGFQNYALFPHMTVAQNVGFGLEMRKVPKVEAALRVRTALDRVRLGHLADRLPKQLSGGQQQRVSLARALVIEPDVLLLDEPLSNLDAQLRQEMKIEIRELQRSLGITTVFVTHDQDEALSVADRVVVMRQGRIEQDGTPDEVFETPRSHFVAEFMGVTNLLEGRREGPGEFRTASGDLITVDTDGQNGRGHAALAYAVRPERIEVTVGGGPDPANSLEAEIENATYRGHVIDYRLRTPSGLTLVARRPASALGGPQALEAGARVRASWSRHAGVLVPM